The following are encoded together in the Armatimonadota bacterium genome:
- a CDS encoding Gfo/Idh/MocA family oxidoreductase, with translation MSVRIGLMGVAHLHAASYASSVTRHPGAELVGVSDHDPDLAAETAARFRTQALSHENLLTDADAVIIASENIRHRELALMAASAGKHVLCEKPLATTIEDGQAMINACEEAGVRLFTAFPCRFSPVMQKMRASTGKLGKLFAMMGTNRGINPLGWFVDKSLSGGGAMMDHTVHVADLIRWTLGAEAVEVYAETNNNMRNGITDDCAMLSIKFSNGAFATIDASWSRPQTFTTWGDVTLKAIGDQGVSSMDMFAQRILYFDDGTGRVRERFWGDDVDYAMIHEFVGAIQGNPAPTLATGKDGLKAAEMAITGYRSAEIGQPVRID, from the coding sequence ATGAGCGTGCGAATTGGTCTAATGGGCGTCGCGCATCTACACGCTGCCAGCTACGCTTCTAGCGTAACGCGCCATCCTGGCGCAGAGTTGGTCGGCGTGTCGGATCACGACCCCGACCTTGCTGCGGAGACGGCGGCTCGCTTTAGAACGCAGGCTCTTTCGCACGAAAACCTGCTGACGGACGCGGACGCGGTCATCATCGCTTCAGAAAACATCCGGCACCGGGAGCTTGCCCTTATGGCTGCGAGCGCAGGCAAGCACGTCCTTTGCGAGAAGCCGTTGGCTACCACGATCGAGGACGGCCAAGCCATGATCAATGCGTGCGAAGAGGCAGGCGTCCGTCTCTTCACCGCGTTCCCCTGTCGATTCTCGCCCGTAATGCAGAAAATGCGCGCATCGACCGGCAAACTCGGCAAACTTTTCGCCATGATGGGGACTAATCGAGGCATCAATCCTCTCGGGTGGTTTGTAGACAAGTCGCTTTCGGGCGGCGGCGCGATGATGGACCATACGGTGCATGTGGCCGACCTCATTCGTTGGACTTTGGGCGCAGAGGCCGTAGAAGTATACGCAGAAACGAATAACAACATGCGCAACGGCATAACGGACGACTGCGCCATGCTTTCGATCAAGTTCTCGAATGGCGCGTTCGCTACAATTGACGCCAGCTGGTCGCGGCCGCAAACTTTTACCACTTGGGGCGACGTAACCCTGAAGGCGATTGGGGATCAAGGCGTCTCGTCAATGGACATGTTTGCGCAACGAATCTTATACTTTGACGACGGTACGGGCCGAGTCCGCGAACGATTCTGGGGAGACGACGTGGATTACGCCATGATCCATGAATTTGTCGGCGCGATCCAGGGCAATCCAGCGCCGACTTTGGCGACTGGAAAGGACGGGCTGAAAGCTGCAGAAATGGCGATAACCGGCTATCGCTCTGCTGAGATCGGCCAGCCGGTCAGGATCGACTAG
- a CDS encoding response regulator: protein MSRKVLVVDDERHIVRLIQVNLERQGYNVVTAHDGKEALEKVAAENPDLVVLDVMMPYMDGFEVLRTLRKEPETRELPVIMLTAKAQDQDVFRGWQEGVDMYLTKPFNPQELITFVKRIFRAKETGEDGESRFEL from the coding sequence ATGTCCCGTAAGGTACTGGTTGTTGACGACGAGCGCCACATAGTTCGGCTGATTCAGGTTAATCTGGAGAGGCAGGGCTACAACGTGGTTACTGCGCACGACGGCAAAGAGGCTCTGGAGAAGGTGGCAGCCGAGAATCCGGACCTGGTCGTGCTCGACGTGATGATGCCGTACATGGATGGTTTCGAGGTGTTGCGCACCCTTCGGAAGGAACCGGAGACGCGCGAACTGCCCGTGATCATGTTGACGGCAAAGGCACAGGATCAGGATGTGTTCAGAGGGTGGCAGGAAGGGGTCGATATGTACCTGACCAAGCCTTTCAACCCGCAAGAACTCATCACCTTTGTCAAAAGAATATTCAGAGCGAAGGAAACGGGTGAAGATGGTGAAAGTCGATTTGAACTGTGA
- a CDS encoding Gfo/Idh/MocA family oxidoreductase gives MGKVHARAYSKMPDVQLVGGFDSHSERLAAFSQEFGAEASPSMDSLLASVDVVDVCVPTHRHAEYALRAIEAGKAVVCEKPMARTVAECETICEAAARKGTTFMPAQVLRFFPEFKKAQEMVASGSVGNVATVRTRRGGDFPRAAADWYADFDKSGGAMLDLIIHDFDWIRWTFGPIQRVFARAITFDGYDHLDYALVMMKTKSGAIVHTEGIWCEPTGFRVAFEICGDRGMLEYDSGKSAPLITAVREEAGSIAGVSIPESPSNTDPYFDELRHFIDCVQSGASPDVSAQDGLEAVRISLAAIESVKTGRAVYL, from the coding sequence ATGGGCAAAGTGCACGCCCGAGCCTATTCCAAGATGCCGGACGTGCAACTGGTCGGCGGTTTTGACAGCCACTCCGAACGGCTCGCAGCCTTCTCGCAAGAGTTCGGCGCAGAAGCCAGTCCCAGTATGGATTCGCTCTTAGCTTCGGTAGACGTTGTCGATGTCTGCGTGCCGACCCACCGTCATGCCGAGTACGCTCTCCGCGCGATCGAAGCGGGAAAGGCCGTCGTTTGCGAAAAGCCGATGGCCCGAACTGTCGCCGAATGCGAAACGATCTGCGAGGCCGCGGCTCGTAAAGGAACGACCTTTATGCCCGCACAGGTGCTGCGCTTTTTCCCGGAGTTCAAAAAAGCCCAAGAGATGGTCGCCTCTGGCTCGGTTGGCAACGTCGCAACGGTGAGAACTCGAAGAGGCGGAGACTTTCCTCGCGCTGCCGCCGATTGGTACGCCGATTTCGATAAGAGCGGTGGCGCGATGTTGGACCTGATCATCCACGACTTCGATTGGATACGGTGGACGTTCGGCCCGATTCAAAGGGTCTTTGCCCGCGCGATCACCTTTGACGGATACGACCATCTGGACTACGCGCTGGTCATGATGAAAACCAAGTCGGGCGCGATCGTGCATACAGAGGGCATCTGGTGCGAGCCGACCGGCTTTCGCGTTGCATTTGAGATCTGCGGAGACCGCGGAATGCTAGAGTACGACAGCGGCAAGTCGGCGCCCTTGATCACGGCGGTTAGAGAGGAGGCCGGGTCGATAGCGGGCGTGTCGATTCCGGAAAGCCCGTCGAACACCGATCCCTATTTCGACGAGCTTCGCCACTTCATTGACTGCGTTCAATCAGGCGCCTCGCCAGACGTATCGGCGCAGGATGGCTTGGAAGCAGTCAGGATTTCGTTGGCAGCTATCGAATCGGTCAAAACGGGCAGGGCGGTGTATCTATGA
- a CDS encoding efflux RND transporter periplasmic adaptor subunit yields MKPNRYVLLAIVLFAGFGGYWWIAKVRAKETNEVSYRTAEVERGSVVSSISATGVLQADLIVDVKSKAGGRIDSLLVDVGSEVEVGQLIAKIDPSDTESSYNQARADLDASHARVLQAKENLEIQKEQSEIAVKQAEAGLEAARARLRQAEERNKVQPKLSEAQLQQAEAAVQTARYNVEQLEKVTIPQSRKSAQTTFDSARTQYETSQRNYDRAQELLKKGYVSQQAVDNAEAQFESARSAYLTAEQRLKTIEDDLRVQSSNAKVRLKEAESGLDSAKANQIQIQLTEQSLKESQAALTQAEATLRQAKANLRQIQIRAADITSAKAQVARSEAGVYNAKVQLDSTTITAPRSGVVIKKFVEEGTIIPPGTSVFAQGTSIVQIADTSRMFVNVSVDEADIAAVEEEQIVDVTVDAYPDEIFEGKVTRIEPQAIVEQNVTVVYVRVEVINSDARLKPGMNASCEFIIKRKDDVIKAPNEAIKNSNEGKYVEVLVNGKPERKTVKTGISGNDSTEITEGVSEGEVVVTGVNQPVQATSQRQGQSSPLGGGGFGGGGRPRGFR; encoded by the coding sequence ATGAAGCCAAATCGATACGTTCTTCTCGCCATTGTCCTCTTTGCCGGATTCGGCGGCTATTGGTGGATCGCCAAGGTGCGCGCCAAGGAGACCAACGAAGTTTCTTATCGCACGGCGGAGGTCGAACGCGGATCGGTCGTCAGTTCGATTTCGGCCACAGGCGTACTGCAGGCCGATCTGATCGTAGACGTTAAATCAAAGGCGGGCGGTCGCATCGACAGCCTCTTGGTCGATGTGGGGTCGGAGGTCGAAGTTGGGCAATTGATCGCCAAGATCGATCCCTCTGACACCGAATCGAGCTACAACCAGGCTCGAGCGGACCTTGATGCGTCTCATGCACGAGTTTTGCAAGCCAAGGAAAACTTAGAGATTCAGAAGGAACAGAGCGAGATCGCTGTTAAGCAGGCCGAAGCCGGATTGGAAGCGGCCCGAGCCCGTTTGCGACAAGCCGAAGAAAGGAACAAAGTGCAACCCAAACTCTCCGAAGCTCAATTGCAGCAAGCCGAGGCCGCCGTACAAACAGCAAGGTACAACGTCGAGCAACTCGAAAAAGTAACGATCCCCCAATCGCGAAAGAGCGCTCAAACAACGTTCGATTCGGCCAGAACTCAATACGAAACGTCTCAGCGCAACTACGATCGCGCGCAGGAGCTGCTGAAAAAGGGCTACGTCTCTCAGCAAGCGGTGGACAACGCCGAAGCGCAGTTCGAGTCGGCTCGAAGCGCCTACCTGACCGCAGAGCAACGGCTAAAGACGATCGAGGACGACCTTCGCGTGCAGTCGTCCAACGCCAAAGTGAGGCTGAAAGAAGCCGAGTCGGGCTTGGATTCTGCTAAGGCGAACCAGATACAGATTCAACTGACCGAGCAGTCCTTGAAAGAGTCGCAAGCGGCGCTGACCCAAGCCGAAGCGACCCTGCGCCAAGCAAAGGCCAACTTGCGGCAGATTCAGATTCGCGCCGCCGACATCACATCGGCCAAGGCTCAGGTGGCTCGCTCGGAGGCAGGCGTTTACAATGCCAAGGTTCAGTTGGACAGTACGACCATAACGGCGCCGCGTTCCGGCGTCGTCATCAAGAAGTTTGTAGAGGAAGGCACGATCATTCCTCCCGGCACCTCGGTCTTTGCGCAAGGCACCAGCATCGTACAGATCGCGGACACTTCTCGCATGTTCGTCAACGTTTCGGTAGACGAGGCCGATATTGCCGCGGTCGAAGAGGAGCAGATCGTAGACGTTACGGTCGATGCCTATCCGGATGAGATTTTCGAAGGAAAGGTAACTCGCATCGAGCCACAAGCGATCGTCGAACAAAACGTTACGGTCGTCTACGTTCGAGTGGAAGTGATCAACAGCGATGCGCGACTGAAGCCCGGCATGAACGCCAGTTGCGAGTTCATTATCAAGCGCAAAGACGATGTGATCAAGGCGCCCAACGAGGCCATAAAGAACTCGAACGAGGGCAAGTACGTAGAAGTGTTAGTCAACGGCAAACCCGAGCGCAAGACGGTCAAGACAGGCATCAGCGGCAACGATTCGACCGAGATTACGGAAGGCGTATCTGAAGGCGAAGTCGTTGTAACGGGCGTCAACCAGCCGGTGCAGGCGACTAGTCAACGGCAGGGTCAGTCATCGCCGCTCGGCGGCGGAGGGTTTGGCGGCGGGGGCAGGCCGCGCGGATTCCGTTGA
- a CDS encoding prolyl oligopeptidase family serine peptidase produces MRWVTGFVVAATVAFGQPIEIKEVWVGTSQGRGGRQALTFDQVQTQMARGVWTLPSDWKQVQGDGTFTDNALRNGYAYAVVTSDRARAVILEAQHHNMVYVNGEPRMGDPYGWGFVKLPIKLRVGQNHLLFACARGRLQARFTEPLGDVYLLGDDLTFPDIVSGERHALSGAIVAINATDRAVKGIELIASGRGFRRTVSRATELQPLSIRKLQFNFASSSNELGERILKIELAVNRKIVSTQEVKVRCVNRTDNHRRTFISDIDESVQYYAANPIQNDPGDYRPPALVLSLHGAGVEALGQANAYSSKSWATLIAPTNRRPYGFDWEDWGRLDAIEALEHAERLYRTDPKRVYLTGHSMGGHGTWHLGVTFPDRFAAIAPCAGWISFFSYGGARRPDELTPFDRAASASDTMALLHNLRPRGVYILHGGADSTVPPREARQMFEALKAFHTDVAYHEEEGQGHWYDTDPEPGANCVDWAPIFELFARRTIPDDRSVLEIDFRTAAPSVSSRMHWLTIESQVKPFETTRVAIKASPHLRSIEGTTENAHVVSFALDALIRGPSVTISLDGQKLENVSWPSDNRLYLEKTDQWRVVSRPPPEKKNPSRSGPFKDAFRNRAVLVYGTMGTLEENAWSFAKARYDAEQFYVRGNGSFDLVADRDFRPTEYKDRNVIIYGNRTTNSVYTAMVGGKAPSYEDLPNASALFIRPRADSNTALIAVIGGASLQGMKATDRLPYFVSGTGYPDYAILRLGDEGWETLKAGFYNNDWKLD; encoded by the coding sequence GTGCGCTGGGTTACAGGCTTCGTCGTGGCGGCCACGGTCGCCTTTGGGCAGCCCATCGAGATCAAAGAAGTCTGGGTAGGAACGAGCCAAGGCCGAGGCGGTCGGCAGGCTCTTACTTTCGATCAAGTTCAGACCCAGATGGCGCGCGGCGTCTGGACTTTGCCGTCTGACTGGAAGCAAGTTCAAGGCGATGGAACCTTTACGGACAACGCGCTGCGAAACGGATATGCCTATGCCGTCGTAACGAGCGATCGCGCCCGAGCCGTGATTCTCGAGGCCCAGCATCACAACATGGTCTATGTGAACGGCGAGCCGCGCATGGGCGATCCATACGGATGGGGTTTTGTTAAACTCCCGATCAAACTCCGCGTCGGCCAAAATCACCTGCTTTTCGCTTGTGCGCGCGGAAGGCTCCAAGCGCGGTTTACAGAACCTCTCGGCGATGTCTATCTGCTTGGGGACGATCTGACATTTCCAGACATCGTCTCGGGCGAACGCCATGCTCTCAGCGGCGCGATCGTCGCCATCAATGCAACCGACCGGGCTGTCAAGGGAATAGAACTGATCGCTTCGGGCAGGGGCTTCCGGCGAACGGTCAGTAGAGCAACCGAACTTCAGCCGTTGTCGATCAGAAAACTACAGTTCAATTTCGCCTCATCATCGAACGAACTGGGCGAGCGGATTCTGAAGATCGAATTGGCAGTCAATCGCAAGATCGTTTCGACCCAAGAAGTCAAAGTGCGATGCGTAAATAGGACGGACAATCATCGCCGCACATTCATCAGCGATATCGACGAATCTGTGCAATATTACGCGGCTAATCCTATACAAAACGATCCGGGCGATTACCGGCCGCCTGCGCTCGTCTTGTCGCTCCATGGCGCTGGCGTCGAAGCGTTGGGGCAGGCGAATGCCTACTCCTCCAAGTCCTGGGCGACGCTCATAGCGCCGACCAATCGCCGGCCATACGGATTCGATTGGGAGGATTGGGGCCGCCTCGATGCGATCGAAGCGCTGGAACATGCAGAGCGCCTCTATCGCACAGACCCGAAAAGGGTCTATCTGACCGGCCACAGCATGGGCGGGCACGGAACCTGGCATCTGGGCGTTACTTTTCCGGACCGCTTTGCGGCGATCGCTCCATGTGCAGGATGGATCAGTTTCTTCTCCTACGGCGGAGCGCGTCGGCCGGACGAACTCACACCGTTCGACCGTGCGGCATCGGCCAGCGACACGATGGCGTTACTGCACAATCTTAGACCGAGGGGCGTTTACATCTTGCACGGCGGCGCCGATTCTACTGTCCCGCCGCGAGAGGCGCGACAGATGTTCGAAGCGCTCAAGGCTTTTCATACCGATGTTGCCTACCACGAAGAAGAAGGCCAAGGTCATTGGTACGACACCGATCCAGAGCCGGGCGCCAACTGCGTCGATTGGGCGCCGATATTCGAGCTCTTTGCCAGGCGAACAATTCCAGACGACCGAAGCGTGCTGGAGATCGACTTTCGGACAGCAGCGCCTTCCGTTTCTTCGCGAATGCACTGGCTAACGATTGAGAGCCAAGTGAAGCCGTTTGAGACGACGCGCGTTGCCATCAAGGCCTCGCCGCATCTGCGGTCGATAGAAGGCACGACCGAGAACGCGCATGTCGTCAGTTTCGCTTTAGACGCCCTTATCAGAGGCCCGAGCGTTACGATCAGCCTTGACGGACAGAAGCTGGAAAACGTGTCATGGCCAAGCGACAATCGCCTCTACCTCGAAAAGACCGACCAGTGGCGGGTCGTGTCGCGTCCTCCGCCCGAAAAGAAGAACCCATCGCGATCCGGCCCGTTCAAGGATGCGTTTCGCAATCGAGCCGTACTGGTCTATGGCACGATGGGAACATTAGAGGAGAACGCCTGGTCGTTTGCTAAGGCCCGATACGACGCAGAGCAGTTCTATGTGCGCGGCAATGGCTCGTTCGATTTAGTCGCCGACAGAGACTTCCGTCCTACTGAATACAAGGATCGGAATGTGATCATCTACGGAAATCGAACCACTAACTCTGTCTATACGGCTATGGTCGGCGGCAAAGCGCCGAGCTATGAAGACTTGCCAAACGCTTCGGCGCTCTTCATACGGCCGAGAGCCGATTCTAATACGGCCTTGATCGCGGTCATTGGCGGCGCAAGCCTGCAAGGGATGAAAGCGACCGACCGCTTGCCTTACTTTGTATCGGGCACGGGATACCCGGACTATGCGATCTTGCGTCTGGGCGACGAAGGCTGGGAAACGCTCAAGGCAGGCTTCTACAACAACGATTGGAAACTCGATTAG
- a CDS encoding S9 family peptidase, whose product MEEVEPMPSRLNPSAAKPPVAAKKPHTTQIHGETLIDDYFWLRDKKNPAVAAYLQAENKYAQSVMAPLADLKKTLYAEMVGRMKETDVSAPNPRDGWLYYYRTKKGKQFRIYCRKRPNGKEETLLDLNELIKGHKYISLGVFEPSDDGNILMYSLDFTGFREYSLYFKDLTTGRDLVDRVPKVTTAFWAPDNKTFFYATEDKAKRSYRVYRRKLGAKSGTLIKEEPDQLYWLYPYRSSDRKALMLLSVSSETTETSVVPMADPTSKPRLLLKREEGVEDHFDRHDDAWIVRSNRDAKNFKIASAPIDDPSPAKWTILLEHDPAIKREETTIFKNHMVVSEWQDGLPHLRVFDFATGQSTRIPPAEPIYALNAGTNDDYDTDTFRFTYDSFTTPQTHIDYNLKTGAQKIVKQVEVKGFVPSKYVAKRLLATASDGTKVPIGLVHRKDIKPNRKTPTLLYGYGSYGASMDFGFSSNVISLLDRGFVFAVAQIRGGGEMGEQWHDQGKMMQKMNTFTDFVACAEKLFEEKIASPDHLGIQGGSAGGLLIGAVVNLRPNLSRAAVLEVPFVDVINTMLDETLPLTVGEFLEWGNPKIKEQYDYIKQYCPYTNIQARKYADLMVRTSFNDSQVMYWEPAKYVAKMRAMRKDDGIVLLITNMDAGHGGSAGRYDYLKERAEVYAFLIATLAE is encoded by the coding sequence ATGGAGGAGGTCGAACCAATGCCCTCAAGGCTCAACCCAAGCGCCGCAAAGCCGCCCGTTGCCGCTAAAAAGCCGCACACGACCCAGATTCACGGCGAAACGCTCATCGACGACTACTTTTGGCTTCGCGACAAGAAGAACCCTGCCGTAGCCGCCTACCTTCAGGCCGAGAACAAATATGCGCAGTCGGTCATGGCGCCGTTGGCCGATCTCAAGAAAACGCTGTACGCCGAGATGGTGGGCCGAATGAAAGAGACCGACGTGTCCGCCCCCAACCCGCGCGATGGATGGCTCTACTACTACCGTACAAAGAAAGGCAAACAGTTCCGGATCTACTGCCGAAAGCGCCCGAACGGTAAAGAAGAAACGCTGCTCGACCTGAACGAGTTGATCAAGGGGCACAAATACATATCGCTGGGCGTGTTCGAACCCAGCGACGACGGCAATATACTGATGTACTCGCTCGACTTTACCGGATTTCGTGAATATTCGCTCTATTTCAAGGACTTGACAACGGGGCGAGATCTGGTCGATCGTGTCCCCAAGGTAACTACGGCTTTCTGGGCGCCAGATAACAAGACCTTCTTTTACGCAACCGAGGACAAGGCTAAGCGAAGCTACCGCGTCTATCGGCGAAAATTGGGTGCCAAGTCCGGCACATTGATCAAAGAAGAACCGGACCAACTCTACTGGCTTTACCCCTATCGATCCTCCGATCGCAAAGCCCTAATGCTGCTCTCGGTCAGTTCGGAAACCACGGAGACCAGCGTTGTGCCCATGGCCGACCCGACCAGCAAGCCGCGATTGCTGCTAAAGAGAGAAGAAGGCGTCGAAGATCACTTCGACCGGCACGACGATGCTTGGATCGTGCGCTCGAATCGCGATGCGAAAAACTTCAAGATCGCCTCCGCGCCGATCGATGATCCAAGCCCTGCAAAGTGGACGATTCTGCTAGAGCACGATCCGGCCATCAAGCGCGAAGAGACGACGATATTCAAGAATCACATGGTCGTGTCGGAGTGGCAAGACGGTCTGCCGCATCTGAGGGTTTTCGACTTCGCCACAGGTCAATCGACTCGCATTCCGCCCGCCGAGCCGATCTACGCTCTCAATGCCGGTACGAACGACGACTATGACACGGACACCTTCAGGTTCACATACGACTCTTTTACAACCCCGCAGACGCACATCGACTACAACCTGAAGACGGGCGCCCAAAAGATCGTGAAACAGGTCGAGGTCAAAGGCTTCGTGCCTTCCAAGTATGTCGCTAAGCGGCTGTTGGCGACAGCGTCGGATGGAACGAAGGTGCCCATCGGCCTTGTGCATCGAAAGGACATCAAGCCCAACCGCAAGACGCCGACGCTGCTGTATGGCTACGGAAGCTACGGCGCCTCAATGGACTTTGGCTTTTCGTCCAATGTTATCAGCCTGCTCGATCGGGGATTCGTGTTCGCTGTAGCACAAATTCGAGGCGGCGGCGAGATGGGCGAGCAGTGGCACGATCAGGGCAAGATGATGCAGAAGATGAACACATTCACCGACTTCGTCGCCTGCGCCGAAAAACTGTTCGAAGAGAAAATCGCGTCGCCCGATCATTTGGGCATTCAGGGCGGTAGCGCAGGCGGCCTCTTGATCGGCGCGGTCGTCAACCTAAGGCCCAACCTGTCCCGAGCCGCCGTGCTCGAGGTGCCTTTCGTGGATGTGATCAACACGATGCTGGACGAGACATTGCCCTTGACCGTGGGCGAGTTTCTGGAATGGGGGAACCCGAAGATTAAGGAGCAGTACGACTACATCAAGCAGTACTGCCCTTATACCAATATCCAAGCGCGAAAGTACGCCGATCTGATGGTTCGCACCAGCTTTAACGACAGCCAAGTGATGTATTGGGAGCCGGCAAAATATGTGGCCAAGATGCGTGCGATGCGCAAGGACGACGGCATCGTCCTACTGATAACCAACATGGACGCTGGGCACGGCGGTTCGGCCGGTCGATACGACTATCTAAAGGAGCGCGCCGAAGTCTATGCGTTCCTAATTGCGACCTTGGCCGAGTGA
- a CDS encoding exo-alpha-sialidase, which yields MLFLASLCLTMIDGPFVFPPEKKHNHGSCIVELKSGDLFACWYSGSGERKADDVRIEGAVLRKGSDDWSERFVLVDTPGMPDCNPCMMVAPDGRLWLWWITVQDNEWESSLLKYRTASKFDESGRPVWDGGDVLHAIPKSDFQSRVDADCDIEEKKAQTELDYYKERRRKASIKLNQRLGWMTRARPTVASKGRWILPLYSDGFDFSIMLLSDDEGKSWSPSDPLISRGGVQPSVIERKDGTLVAIMRDNGPPPQRAMISESSDGGETWSPVRDSEIPNPGSGLEWIRLHSGRWALVHNDTEEGRQRLSLWLSDDEGKTWRWKTAIEQDESGSFSYPSIIETSGGELIVSYSWSKGGLESIKVARLSENEIVKENRR from the coding sequence ATGCTCTTTCTGGCCAGCCTCTGTCTGACAATGATCGATGGCCCGTTTGTATTTCCACCCGAAAAGAAGCATAATCACGGCTCTTGCATCGTCGAACTGAAGAGCGGCGACCTGTTCGCTTGCTGGTACAGCGGTTCGGGAGAGCGAAAGGCCGACGACGTGAGAATCGAAGGCGCCGTCCTGCGCAAGGGATCGGACGACTGGAGCGAACGGTTTGTTCTTGTCGACACGCCCGGAATGCCCGACTGCAACCCCTGTATGATGGTTGCTCCGGACGGCCGTCTATGGCTGTGGTGGATCACGGTTCAGGACAACGAGTGGGAATCGTCGCTGCTCAAGTATCGCACAGCCTCGAAGTTCGATGAGTCTGGCCGACCTGTTTGGGACGGCGGAGACGTATTGCACGCGATCCCGAAGTCGGATTTTCAGAGCCGAGTGGACGCAGATTGCGATATCGAAGAGAAGAAAGCGCAAACCGAACTGGATTATTACAAAGAACGGCGCAGGAAGGCTTCGATCAAGCTGAACCAGCGTCTCGGCTGGATGACGCGCGCTCGACCGACGGTTGCTTCCAAGGGTCGTTGGATATTGCCTCTCTATTCGGACGGATTTGACTTCTCGATCATGCTCTTGAGCGACGACGAGGGTAAGAGTTGGAGCCCATCCGATCCTCTGATCAGTCGCGGCGGCGTCCAGCCCAGCGTTATCGAGCGCAAAGACGGAACGCTGGTCGCGATTATGCGAGACAATGGTCCGCCGCCGCAACGGGCCATGATCAGCGAATCGAGCGATGGAGGCGAGACCTGGTCGCCCGTTAGGGACAGCGAGATTCCCAACCCTGGGTCGGGGCTTGAGTGGATTCGGCTGCATTCGGGTCGATGGGCGCTGGTCCACAACGATACAGAAGAGGGACGGCAGCGGTTATCGTTGTGGCTGTCGGACGACGAGGGCAAGACTTGGCGATGGAAAACGGCCATTGAGCAAGACGAAAGCGGCTCGTTTTCGTATCCTTCGATCATCGAAACGAGCGGCGGCGAGCTCATTGTCTCGTACAGTTGGTCGAAGGGCGGCCTTGAATCGATAAAAGTTGCGCGTTTGAGCGAAAATGAGATTGTCAAAGAAAATAGGCGCTGA